One window from the genome of Pseudonocardia hierapolitana encodes:
- a CDS encoding GTP-binding protein: protein MPADHRPDRPGLIPLKIVIAGGFGVGKTTLVRSVSEIAPLSTEEALTVASVGVDDLGAVPDKTTTTVALDFGRISIGDSLMLYLFGTPGQDRFWFMWDELVRGAVGGIVLVDLRRIQDSFAAVDFFEGRDVPFVVAVNTFPGSDRFGPAAVHDALRLRTDVPVVRMDAREPSSCLATIVRLVEHALDRSNVVRFPRPVPFSN from the coding sequence GATCCCGCTGAAGATCGTGATCGCGGGCGGGTTCGGGGTCGGGAAGACGACGCTCGTGCGCTCGGTGTCCGAGATCGCACCGCTGTCCACCGAGGAGGCCCTCACCGTGGCGTCCGTGGGCGTCGACGACCTCGGGGCGGTGCCGGACAAGACCACCACGACGGTGGCGCTGGACTTCGGCCGGATCAGCATCGGCGACTCGCTGATGCTCTACCTGTTCGGCACGCCGGGGCAGGACCGCTTCTGGTTCATGTGGGACGAGCTCGTGCGGGGCGCTGTCGGCGGCATCGTGCTGGTCGACCTGCGCCGGATCCAGGACTCCTTCGCCGCCGTGGACTTCTTCGAGGGCCGCGACGTCCCGTTCGTCGTGGCGGTGAACACGTTCCCGGGCTCCGACCGGTTCGGCCCCGCGGCCGTGCACGACGCGCTGCGGCTACGGACCGACGTGCCGGTCGTGCGGATGGACGCGCGGGAGCCCAGCTCGTGCCTCGCGACGATCGTCCGGCTCGTCGAGCACGCGCTCGACCGCTCCAACGTGGTGCGGTTCCCGCGCCCAGTGCCGTTCAGCAATTGA
- the recQ gene encoding DNA helicase RecQ, translated as MTAPLDVLRRVFGYESFRGQQAEIIEHVCGGGDALVLMPTGGGKSLCYQIPALVRPGVGVVVSPLIALMQDQVDALRALGVRAGFLNSTQSFEERRDTEQAFLAGELDLIYLAPERLRVPSTLGLLERGRIALFAIDEAHCVAQWGHDFRPDYLELSQLHERWPDVPRIALTATATEATHTEIAQRLDLQPSERARHFVASFDRPNIQYRIAPKDDPRRQLLDLLRTEHAGDAGIVYCLSRNSVERTAEFLAAQGLTALPYHAGLDAATRAANQSRFLREDGVIVVATIAFGMGIDKPDVRFVAHLDLPKSVEGYYQETGRAGRDGLPSTAWLAYGLADVVQQRKMIEESDGDREHRRRLAQHLDAMLALCETVECRRSQLLAYFGQRGTPPCGNCDTCLVKPESWDGTVAAQKVLSTVFRLDRERRQKFGAGQIVDILLGRRTAKVEQFDHHSLTVFGVGTDLGEAEWRTVLRQLVARGMLAVEPRHQTFVLTEESRPVLRGERQVMLRRDPQRQARRSRPAKAAQPALAPEAAPLFERLRAWRGAAAKEQGVPAYVIFHDATLREIASRRPTSLAELGTVSGVGETKLARYGEQVLEALAG; from the coding sequence ATGACGGCCCCGCTCGACGTCCTGCGCCGCGTCTTCGGCTACGAGTCGTTCCGCGGCCAGCAGGCGGAGATCATCGAGCACGTCTGCGGCGGCGGGGACGCGCTGGTCCTGATGCCCACCGGCGGCGGGAAGTCCCTGTGCTACCAGATCCCCGCGCTGGTGCGTCCCGGTGTCGGCGTGGTCGTGTCCCCGCTCATCGCGCTCATGCAGGACCAGGTCGACGCGCTGCGCGCGCTGGGGGTGCGGGCCGGGTTCCTCAACTCCACCCAGTCCTTCGAGGAGCGCCGCGACACCGAGCAGGCGTTCCTCGCAGGCGAGCTCGACCTGATCTACCTCGCCCCCGAGCGGCTGCGCGTGCCGTCCACGCTGGGCCTGCTCGAGCGCGGCCGGATCGCGCTCTTCGCCATCGACGAGGCCCACTGCGTGGCGCAGTGGGGCCACGACTTCCGGCCCGACTACCTGGAGCTCTCGCAGCTGCACGAGCGCTGGCCCGACGTGCCGCGCATCGCGCTCACGGCCACCGCCACCGAGGCCACCCACACCGAGATCGCCCAGCGCCTCGACCTGCAGCCGAGCGAGCGGGCGCGGCACTTCGTCGCGAGCTTCGACCGCCCCAACATCCAGTACCGGATCGCGCCGAAGGACGATCCGCGCCGCCAGCTGCTCGACCTCCTCCGCACCGAGCACGCGGGCGACGCGGGGATCGTCTACTGCCTCTCCCGCAACTCGGTGGAGCGCACCGCCGAGTTCCTGGCGGCCCAGGGCCTCACCGCGCTGCCGTACCACGCCGGTCTCGACGCGGCCACGCGCGCGGCGAACCAGTCCCGGTTCCTGCGCGAGGACGGCGTGATCGTCGTGGCCACGATCGCGTTCGGCATGGGCATCGACAAGCCCGACGTGCGGTTCGTCGCACACCTCGACCTGCCCAAGTCCGTCGAGGGCTACTACCAGGAGACCGGTCGCGCGGGCCGCGACGGCCTGCCGTCCACCGCATGGCTCGCCTACGGGCTGGCCGACGTCGTGCAGCAGCGGAAGATGATCGAGGAGTCCGACGGCGACCGCGAGCACCGCCGCCGCCTCGCCCAGCACCTCGACGCCATGCTCGCGCTGTGCGAGACGGTCGAGTGCCGACGCTCCCAGCTGCTCGCCTACTTCGGCCAGCGCGGCACGCCACCCTGTGGCAACTGCGACACCTGCCTGGTCAAGCCCGAGTCCTGGGACGGCACGGTGGCGGCGCAGAAGGTGCTCTCCACCGTGTTCCGGCTGGACCGGGAGCGGCGCCAGAAGTTCGGCGCCGGGCAGATCGTGGACATCCTGCTGGGCCGGCGCACGGCCAAGGTCGAGCAGTTCGACCACCACTCGCTCACCGTCTTCGGCGTCGGCACCGACCTCGGGGAGGCCGAGTGGCGGACGGTGCTGCGCCAGCTCGTCGCCCGCGGGATGCTGGCGGTGGAGCCGCGGCACCAGACGTTCGTGCTCACCGAGGAGAGCCGCCCCGTGCTGCGCGGCGAGCGTCAGGTGATGCTGCGGCGCGACCCGCAGCGGCAGGCCCGCCGGTCCCGTCCGGCCAAGGCGGCGCAGCCCGCCCTCGCCCCCGAGGCGGCCCCGCTCTTCGAGCGCCTGCGCGCCTGGCGCGGTGCCGCCGCGAAGGAGCAGGGCGTGCCGGCCTACGTGATCTTCCACGACGCCACGCTCCGCGAGATCGCGTCCCGGCGCCCCACGTCGCTCGCCGAGCTGGGCACGGTCAGCGGCGTCGGCGAGACCAAGCTCGCCCGCTACGGCGAGCAGGTGCTCGAGGCCCTCGCCGGCTGA
- a CDS encoding GntR family transcriptional regulator — MPPLYARIEQALRTRLSTASPGDPLPSEPTLAAEFGVARMTVRAALDRLAADGLVERVPGRGTFVRPRPAPRPAGTLMSFHDQVRSWGQVPSSRVVEAALRQATADERASLRLGPGAQVVSIVRVRLAGATPLALEHACFPPHLAHLLELDLERESLHRALRERGLRPTLGSSTLTAEAAGPHAGLLDVPATEPLLVETRLIADQRAEPLERTVSRYVGSRYALQVTFDVEAGP, encoded by the coding sequence GTGCCGCCGCTGTACGCGCGCATCGAGCAGGCGCTGCGCACCCGTCTGTCCACGGCCTCGCCCGGCGACCCGCTGCCGTCGGAGCCGACGCTGGCGGCCGAGTTCGGGGTGGCCCGGATGACCGTGCGGGCGGCGCTCGACCGGCTGGCCGCCGACGGCCTCGTGGAGCGCGTACCCGGTCGCGGCACCTTCGTGCGGCCCCGGCCCGCGCCCCGCCCGGCCGGAACCTTGATGAGCTTCCACGACCAGGTGCGCAGCTGGGGCCAGGTGCCTTCGTCCCGCGTCGTCGAGGCCGCGCTCCGGCAGGCCACCGCCGACGAGCGTGCGTCCCTGCGCCTCGGGCCGGGAGCGCAGGTCGTTTCGATCGTGCGCGTCCGCCTCGCCGGAGCAACGCCGCTCGCGCTGGAACACGCCTGCTTCCCGCCGCACCTGGCCCACCTGCTGGAGCTCGACCTGGAGCGCGAGTCGCTGCACCGCGCGCTGCGGGAGCGCGGCCTGCGCCCGACGCTCGGCTCGTCGACGCTCACGGCGGAAGCGGCCGGGCCGCACGCAGGCCTGCTGGACGTGCCCGCCACCGAGCCGCTGCTGGTGGAGACCCGGCTCATCGCCGACCAGCGAGCCGAACCCCTGGAACGGACGGTGAGCCGCTACGTCGGTTCCCGGTACGCCCTGCAAGTGACCTTCGACGTGGAGGCAGGCCCGTGA